One genomic segment of Vibrio sp. SCSIO 43136 includes these proteins:
- the nagK gene encoding N-acetylglucosamine kinase, with amino-acid sequence MYYGFDVGGTKIEFGAFDTNLERVATERVPTPGDDYDKLVETIAGLVAKYDQELQTEGTIGIGIPGMEDADDGTVLTTNVPAAKGKPLRKDLEAKIGRNVKIDNDANCFALSEAWDDELKDEASVAGLILGTGFGGGFVFEGKVFSGRNHVAGEVGHMRMPLDAWFHLGENAPVFDCGCGKKGCLDNYLSGRGFEQLYAHYYGEKKKAIDIIKAQAEGEAKAVEHVERFMELLAISFANLFTAFDPHTVVLGGGLSNYDLIYEEMPKRIPKYLLSVAKAPRIIKAKHGDSGGVRGAAFLNIK; translated from the coding sequence ATGTACTACGGCTTTGATGTTGGTGGCACTAAGATTGAATTTGGTGCTTTCGACACCAATCTGGAACGAGTAGCGACGGAACGAGTTCCAACCCCGGGCGATGATTACGACAAGTTGGTCGAAACGATTGCTGGTCTGGTTGCAAAATACGACCAAGAACTTCAAACAGAAGGCACTATCGGTATCGGTATTCCAGGTATGGAAGATGCAGATGATGGCACTGTGCTAACGACTAACGTTCCTGCAGCGAAGGGTAAACCTCTACGTAAGGATCTTGAAGCTAAAATTGGTCGCAACGTAAAAATCGACAACGATGCGAACTGTTTTGCACTGTCTGAAGCTTGGGATGACGAGCTAAAAGATGAAGCGTCTGTTGCGGGTCTAATCCTTGGTACAGGTTTCGGTGGCGGTTTTGTATTCGAAGGTAAAGTATTTTCGGGTCGTAACCACGTAGCGGGCGAAGTAGGCCATATGCGCATGCCTCTAGATGCATGGTTCCACCTGGGTGAGAACGCACCAGTATTTGATTGTGGTTGTGGTAAGAAAGGCTGCTTAGATAACTACCTATCTGGACGTGGCTTTGAGCAACTATATGCTCATTACTACGGTGAGAAGAAAAAAGCGATTGATATCATCAAAGCACAAGCAGAAGGCGAAGCAAAAGCCGTTGAGCATGTTGAGCGCTTTATGGAGCTACTTGCTATCAGCTTTGCCAACCTATTTACTGCGTTTGACCCGCACACGGTTGTACTGGGTGGCGGTTTGTCGAACTACGATTTGATTTACGAAGAGATGCCTAAGCGTATCCCTAAATACTTACTGTCTGTAGCGAAAGCTCCTCGAATCATCAAAGCGAAACACGGCGATTCAGGCGGTGTACGCGGTGCAGCTTTCTTGAACATCAAGTAA
- a CDS encoding tRNA-uridine aminocarboxypropyltransferase: MRIHQVHHLYQDRLARATKPFSARGAKVKRCELCMVAKEHCICDHQPDIETDIAAMVIMSDNEILKPSNTGRLIADVVKECHAFEWSRTEPSAELLALINSPDYQPVIIFPEQYVDDRARLVHSFKQDTERFSSQPKLLLIFLDGSWKEARKMFRKSDYLQKLPVFSVEPEALSEYVLRRSENSSHLATAEVASIVLEQANQPKAAKLLASWFGVFSESYMLSKTRYKPNFEKPQLQQYIREME, from the coding sequence ATGCGTATCCATCAAGTTCATCACTTATATCAAGATAGACTGGCTAGAGCCACGAAACCTTTCAGCGCGCGTGGTGCTAAGGTCAAACGATGTGAACTTTGTATGGTTGCGAAAGAGCACTGCATTTGTGACCATCAGCCTGATATAGAAACGGACATCGCTGCAATGGTGATCATGTCTGACAACGAAATTCTTAAGCCGAGCAACACGGGACGTCTTATCGCTGACGTAGTCAAAGAGTGCCATGCGTTCGAGTGGAGCCGCACTGAACCATCAGCAGAGCTGTTAGCATTAATCAACAGCCCAGACTATCAACCTGTGATTATTTTCCCTGAGCAGTACGTCGATGATCGTGCCCGCTTAGTCCATTCTTTTAAACAAGACACCGAACGCTTCTCTAGCCAACCAAAGCTACTGCTGATATTTCTTGATGGCAGTTGGAAGGAAGCAAGGAAAATGTTCCGTAAGTCTGATTACTTGCAGAAATTACCGGTGTTTTCAGTAGAGCCAGAGGCGCTCTCTGAATATGTTCTGCGCCGCTCGGAGAACAGCAGTCATTTAGCGACCGCAGAAGTAGCTTCCATTGTCTTGGAACAGGCCAACCAACCAAAAGCGGCAAAACTGCTCGCCAGTTGGTTTGGCGTCTTTAGTGAAAGCTATATGTTGAGTAAAACCCGCTATAAACCAAATTTCGAAAAGCCGCAATTGCAACAATACATTCGTGAAATGGAGTAG
- a CDS encoding sterol desaturase family protein — protein sequence MDTIRFGVFLFVLVACAMWEYLKPRKALTQSKWQRWLNNLGLVGFNSIVLTITMPLLAFETAQMAQNNQWGLLNIASAPIWLNIVVTVVVLDLVIYWQHRWFHRNPWLWRLHRMHHADQDIDVTTGARFHPIEIILSMWIKILAVVALGASPLAVVVFEILLNASAMFNHSNAKLPLSVDKVLRKVVVTPDMHRVHHSVIVKETHSNFGFFLSVWDRWFSSYIAQPALGHDDVEIGIPIFRKRQEQNIWHMLTQPFRDT from the coding sequence ATGGATACTATTCGCTTTGGAGTTTTTTTGTTTGTTTTAGTGGCTTGTGCCATGTGGGAGTATCTTAAACCTCGTAAGGCACTAACCCAATCCAAATGGCAGCGCTGGTTAAATAACTTAGGGCTGGTCGGCTTTAACTCGATCGTTCTCACTATCACAATGCCGCTATTAGCTTTTGAAACCGCACAAATGGCACAAAACAATCAATGGGGCTTATTGAATATTGCAAGTGCCCCGATATGGCTAAACATTGTTGTTACCGTGGTTGTGCTAGACCTTGTGATCTACTGGCAACATCGGTGGTTTCATAGAAACCCTTGGTTATGGCGATTACACCGCATGCATCATGCCGATCAGGATATCGACGTCACTACTGGTGCTCGGTTTCATCCAATTGAAATCATCTTGTCGATGTGGATAAAAATCTTGGCCGTCGTGGCTCTTGGTGCATCACCTCTCGCCGTGGTTGTCTTTGAAATTTTGCTCAATGCCAGTGCGATGTTTAATCACAGCAATGCCAAGCTGCCGCTGTCTGTAGACAAAGTATTAAGAAAGGTGGTGGTTACACCAGATATGCACCGAGTGCACCACTCCGTTATTGTTAAGGAAACCCACTCGAATTTTGGTTTTTTTCTTTCCGTGTGGGATCGCTGGTTTTCCAGCTACATCGCCCAACCAGCTCTAGGGCATGACGATGTAGAGATTGGGATTCCCATATTCCGAAAACGCCAAGAGCAAAATATATGGCACATGCTGACCCAACCATTTCGGGATACGTAA
- a CDS encoding methyl-accepting chemotaxis protein: MEQLKKRRFSLSLTQAIIAIFTTIGILVAVLAWISHQGLQRVGEQFDSLSQNALPVAMSNAQLTQNVLTQIKVLNSAMQSENLEQLSTAKNEYERLQLDAQSNIQELIDVTRELPEIVSADDREAFFAKSDTLISDAQLIMANQEAVLKISEELDAIIPGFRYGLSSIGPEMSRVSSFLAQDNPEAQDAANRFIASASAMESTFLMLLVESDLDKADKARRELGNRIAGINLGYDDFAEWHPDVAEFASLIAPYDMVKEGFKDGGVIDLTLERIQLMQKQKSLLQHASQNVTAMIAMLNSLSVQSEQLIGNSEDLVKSTIAQVTNILIYVSLLIVSIILIAGRQVRRWITKGLKNLTGQLKLLNNHEFNQQAELIGPYEMRVIAERLNRVIVSTQESLSMVTSNCETLYQTAEISHSAAEETEKSLETQNQSLSQMVTTVSELQSAIREIAQVTNESNEESKAASEQSKLGSKAIGLNQQRLQMLETTLQSNETSMHELDEKVRQISEMVDVISNIADNTNLLALNAAIEAARAGEQGRGFAVVADEVRNLASNTSTQTNNIREMMTELQSAANHARNAVTESRNEMNQAMTSSEDVRQTFASIEGSIDQIVQRVTQISVATEQQERATADVSANIKSISELGDQTKLQLEAMIESSEQVADIGGHQQAMLHKYQL; this comes from the coding sequence ATGGAACAGCTCAAAAAGCGTCGATTTTCACTTTCATTGACGCAAGCGATTATCGCAATTTTTACGACAATCGGCATTTTAGTTGCAGTATTAGCATGGATTAGCCATCAAGGTTTGCAACGAGTGGGTGAGCAGTTCGATAGCCTTTCGCAAAATGCTCTCCCAGTGGCTATGTCGAATGCACAACTCACGCAAAATGTACTTACTCAAATTAAAGTGCTTAACTCTGCAATGCAAAGTGAAAACCTTGAACAATTGAGCACTGCAAAAAATGAGTATGAAAGACTCCAACTAGATGCGCAATCCAATATTCAAGAACTTATCGATGTTACACGTGAACTTCCTGAAATTGTCTCAGCGGATGACCGAGAAGCCTTTTTCGCTAAATCTGATACGTTGATTAGCGATGCCCAGTTGATCATGGCCAATCAAGAAGCTGTCTTGAAAATATCCGAAGAGCTTGATGCAATCATTCCTGGCTTTCGCTATGGATTAAGCTCTATTGGACCTGAGATGAGCCGAGTCAGCTCTTTTCTTGCACAAGATAACCCTGAAGCACAGGATGCAGCGAATCGTTTCATTGCTAGTGCCAGTGCGATGGAAAGTACCTTCTTGATGCTATTAGTTGAGTCTGACCTAGACAAGGCGGACAAAGCGAGACGAGAGTTAGGGAACCGTATCGCTGGGATAAACCTCGGTTATGACGACTTCGCTGAGTGGCATCCGGATGTTGCGGAATTTGCAAGTTTGATAGCACCTTATGACATGGTGAAAGAAGGCTTTAAAGATGGCGGAGTGATCGACTTAACGCTGGAACGCATCCAACTGATGCAAAAACAAAAGTCATTGCTTCAACATGCCTCTCAAAATGTGACGGCGATGATTGCTATGTTGAACTCTCTGTCGGTCCAATCAGAGCAGCTCATTGGTAATAGCGAAGACTTGGTAAAATCAACCATCGCCCAAGTCACTAATATACTGATTTATGTCTCTTTGCTCATCGTCAGCATCATTTTAATCGCTGGTCGCCAAGTGCGTCGCTGGATCACCAAAGGGCTTAAAAACCTAACAGGTCAGCTGAAGCTTCTAAACAATCATGAGTTTAACCAACAAGCTGAGCTAATTGGTCCTTATGAGATGCGGGTCATCGCTGAAAGATTAAATCGCGTCATTGTTTCGACCCAAGAGTCTTTGTCGATGGTAACGAGTAACTGCGAAACCTTGTATCAAACGGCAGAGATAAGTCACTCTGCTGCAGAAGAGACAGAGAAAAGTCTTGAGACTCAAAACCAATCACTCAGCCAAATGGTCACCACGGTCTCTGAGTTGCAATCAGCGATCCGTGAAATAGCGCAAGTGACCAATGAGTCAAATGAAGAGTCGAAAGCGGCTTCAGAGCAATCTAAGCTTGGAAGTAAAGCCATCGGCCTGAATCAACAACGTTTGCAGATGCTAGAGACAACCCTGCAATCCAATGAAACATCTATGCATGAGCTAGACGAAAAGGTACGTCAAATTAGCGAAATGGTCGATGTGATCAGCAATATTGCCGACAACACCAACTTGCTTGCGCTTAATGCCGCCATAGAAGCTGCACGAGCCGGAGAGCAGGGGCGTGGCTTTGCTGTAGTTGCCGACGAGGTGCGAAATCTTGCCAGCAATACCAGCACTCAAACGAACAACATTCGCGAAATGATGACCGAGCTTCAGTCTGCGGCCAATCATGCAAGAAATGCGGTGACTGAAAGCCGCAATGAAATGAACCAAGCAATGACGTCAAGCGAGGATGTAAGACAAACATTTGCGAGTATTGAAGGGTCGATTGACCAGATCGTGCAGCGAGTGACACAAATCTCAGTAGCGACCGAACAACAAGAACGCGCAACTGCGGATGTTTCGGCCAATATTAAGAGTATTTCAGAGTTGGGTGATCAGACAAAACTCCAACTTGAAGCCATGATAGAAAGCTCCGAACAAGTGGCAGATATTGGCGGCCATCAGCAAGCAATGTTGCATAAGTATCAGCTCTAA
- a CDS encoding NlpC/P60 family protein, with amino-acid sequence MVVLSTHWENIYREWRDVPYRWGGNSKFGIDCSGFTQIAFQGYSVTPLKRTTHEQVKQGQSVSYTNAKQGDLVFFKLRGKQNHVGVYLGGNQFLHASTSKGVIISRLDNPYWADAFWQFRRVN; translated from the coding sequence ATGGTAGTACTTTCAACACATTGGGAAAACATCTATCGCGAATGGAGAGACGTTCCCTACCGCTGGGGAGGTAACTCTAAGTTTGGAATAGATTGCAGTGGCTTCACTCAGATAGCGTTTCAGGGCTATAGCGTAACACCACTCAAAAGGACCACACATGAACAGGTCAAGCAGGGGCAGTCAGTCAGTTACACCAATGCGAAACAGGGAGATCTGGTATTTTTTAAGCTACGAGGAAAGCAAAACCACGTGGGAGTGTATTTAGGAGGAAATCAATTTCTACATGCGTCCACGTCAAAGGGGGTCATTATCTCAAGACTCGACAACCCGTATTGGGCAGACGCATTTTGGCAATTTAGACGTGTAAACTAG